The DNA region TGCAAATTTGGTTGAATAATTCACGGTGGAATCCATGCATAAAAAGGCGTTGAACTCTGCAATTATCGAATTATTATTTAATTCTATTTTAAAGACCTTGCCTGGCAAAAAGCCCGCACTTGCAACCTCACCTGGGCCATCAACCTTTAAAAGAAAGACGTCAGAGCCTGCAAGCATGTGTGAAAATGCACCCCTGAGGCCACCAGCACGCACATCAAGTCTGGCAGATGGGCTTTTGTATATGAGATGGCCGGGCTCAACGTACATTGATTCACCCTCATTTAGGATGCTTTTAAGGTACTGGACATCGCCGCCAACAATTTCATAATTTACCATGAGGCATAAACATCTATTGTTTATATAAATTGTTGTATTCCAATAATAATACAATTGTTTTTTATATATCTAATTTTATATCATTGAAAAATTTTTGAATTTAATATTATCCTGAAGATAAAATTTTTTTGTATGATAAACGAAAAATTCTTTTACTGTTATCTATTTATTGAAATGATAATCATGAATATTGTTGAAATAGCAAGAATGCCTGAAAATGAAAGAAAAAGTGAAATGATGGATCTTTTTAAAAATCTAATGTCAAAGAATGATGCAGAAATGTTGTCTTCAATGAAGGATCTTATAACAGAGATGTGCAGGGATGCAAATGAAAACGAATATATTAACCTGTGCCTGACAAACATGTCAATTGTGCTTTCAATGGATGACCGGTCACTAAAATCATTTATAAAAATAAGGATGAAGGCAAACTCAGAACTTAATGACAGTTATAAATCAAGGGATATGGAAATGATTGAAAAGGCAATGGAAAGGCTACCTGAAAATGATAGAAAAAGGCTTATGGCTGCAATGGGGCAGTGATTTATAAACCATTTTAATTAATAAAAAATCCTAAAATTATTTCTCTTGTTCCTACAGAGGGGAATCAATTCATAAAAAGAATTAAATAACTTCGGTGTTAAGGTTGCACTTGAATTCTGATTGGAGATTATT from Picrophilus oshimae DSM 9789 includes:
- a CDS encoding TIGR00266 family protein; the protein is MVNYEIVGGDVQYLKSILNEGESMYVEPGHLIYKSPSARLDVRAGGLRGAFSHMLAGSDVFLLKVDGPGEVASAGFLPGKVFKIELNNNSIIAEFNAFLCMDSTVNYSTKFAGLWQGVFGGEGLFLEKFSGTGSVMMHGHGQVIERELKPGEEIQVELSHVLAFEETVGYNVVRIGGLKTMILGGLEGEGLFFANMTGPGKVWLHSISLFELSAKLARR
- a CDS encoding dehydrogenase, producing MNIVEIARMPENERKSEMMDLFKNLMSKNDAEMLSSMKDLITEMCRDANENEYINLCLTNMSIVLSMDDRSLKSFIKIRMKANSELNDSYKSRDMEMIEKAMERLPENDRKRLMAAMGQ